The following DNA comes from Pannonibacter sp. XCT-53.
TCGGCTGCTTGCCGGAATTACAAATTCGTCACCCTTGCTTGCGGTCCTGCCTGTCGCATCCCATCTGCCAGTCTGGTTCTGCCCTATCCGGAGTACGCCCGATGTTTGATGCCAAGTCGCTTCTTGACCAGTTTCTCGGTTCTGGCCGTGGACAGCTGGATCCGCGCAAGCGCGGGGGCAACGGCGACCTGATGCAGAAGGGCAAGGACTTCCTGTCCTCCAATTCCGGTGGCCTGGCCGCGGGCGGTCTCGCCGGGCTCATCCTCGGCAGCAAGAAGGGGCGCAAGCTCGGCGGCAAGGCCCTGACCTACGGGGGGCTCGCCCTCGTGGCCGGCCTGGCCTACAAGGCCTACCGCGACTACAAGGCCGGCCAGCAGGCCGGTGGCGGCGCCTATCCGGCCGGCGGCGCGGAGCCGCCCTACCAGTACCAGCCGCCGTATCCGACCGCGTCCCAGTCCCAGCCCCAGCCGAGGACCCAGCCGCAACCCTGGAGCCGGGCACCGCTGGAGCTTGACGCCCCGCGCGGCACGGCCTTCGATCCCGACCGCGCCCCGGGCGGCAGCCAGCAGGTGGCCGTGACCCTGCTCAGCGCCATGATTGCGGCCGCCAAGGCCGACGGTCACATCGATGCCGAGGAGCAGGGCCGCATCTTCGACAAGATGGACGAGGCCGGGCTCGACACGGCCGCCAAGGCGTTCCTGATGGACGAGTTGCGCGCGCCGCTGGACATTGACCGGATCGTCCGCCTTGCCACCACGCCGGAAACGGCGGCCGAGATCTATGCCGCCTCGCGTCTGGCGATCGACCCGGATCATCCGGCCGAGCAGGCCTATCT
Coding sequences within:
- a CDS encoding tellurite resistance TerB family protein, producing MFDAKSLLDQFLGSGRGQLDPRKRGGNGDLMQKGKDFLSSNSGGLAAGGLAGLILGSKKGRKLGGKALTYGGLALVAGLAYKAYRDYKAGQQAGGGAYPAGGAEPPYQYQPPYPTASQSQPQPRTQPQPWSRAPLELDAPRGTAFDPDRAPGGSQQVAVTLLSAMIAAAKADGHIDAEEQGRIFDKMDEAGLDTAAKAFLMDELRAPLDIDRIVRLATTPETAAEIYAASRLAIDPDHPAEQAYLQMLAARLNLEPGLITEIEHAVREAELA